GGATGGAGGGATCGCTCTCAGCGGTGAGATTGGGCATTTTACAACGGAAGCGATTATTCAGGCGATTACACCTACGGCAAGATTAGCTGTATTGGCGGGCAATCAGCAACGGTGCCTGAAAGCCAACGGGAATGTATCGGATAACACATCAAAGATACCCGTTTTGGAAGTGACTTCCCTCTATGGGGAAGGATTCCGCGATATTACCCTGACGCTACAGGCGGGAGAAATTGTCGGTTTGTCTGGTGTTGTGGGAGCGGGTCGCACAGAACTGGCAGAAACGTTATATGGATTGCGCCCGATTGCAAGTGGCGAAATTCGTTTTCAGCAGCAAGTCATCAATAAACTCGATACAGCAGAACGATTGCAGCGTGGATTGGTTTATCTGCCTGAAGATCGGCAGGCTTCGGGTTTGTTCCTTGATGCGCTTTTGAGTTGGAATGTTCGTTCGCTCACGCACAGCCGGAGCACTTTCTGGACGCGCTCCACCTACGATGCCGGAGTATTGGAGCAATATCGTCGAGCACTCAATATTCAATTCCACAATGTACACCAGTCTGCGCGCACTCTGTCTGGCGGTAATCAGCAGAAGATTCTGATTGCTAAGTGTCTGGAAGCCAAGCCTACAGTGCTGATCATTGATGAACCAACGCGCGGTGTTGATGTCGGGGCGCGCAATGATATCTATCAGCTTATTCAGAGCATCGCCCGCCAGCAGGTGGCCATTCTCCTGATCTCTTCTGATCTTGATGAAATTATTCAGTTGGCCGATCGTGTGCTGGTTATGCACCACGGTGAGCTTTGTGGGCAACTTGATAAAGACCATATGAGTGTGGACGAGATTATGCACCTTTCTTTTGGGGAACGTCACATTGAAAATCATTCAGAATAACCGGGAAGCTACAGCAGTCATCGCTATTTTGGGGTTATTTGTTTTGCTGGTGAGCCTCGATCGTCATGCTTTCAGTTTCCAAACTGTCACGATGATCTTCGGTAATGCCCAAATCCTGATTTTATTAGCGATGGGAGCCACATTGGTCATGTTGACGCGCAATATTGATGTGTCCGTCGGTTCAATCACCGGATTATGTGCGGTGGTGTTGGGAATGATGCTTAATACAGGGGTTCCGCTGGCAGTTGCCTGTTTAATCACGTTGCTGATGGGCATGGTGGCAGGGTTGATTAACGGTGTACTGGTGGCAGGGTTGAAAATTCCGGCCATTGTTGCCACGTTGGGCACGCTCGGTTTATATCGTGGGTTAATGCTGTTATTGACAGGCGGTAAATGGATCGAAGGGTTACCCGCTGAGGTTAAAGACCTCGCCAGACCCATGCTATTGGGTATTTCACCGATCGGTTGGCTACTGATGTTATTGATTTTGTCAATGGCGTGGATGTTAAAGAAAACGGAATTTGGCCGTGGGTTTTATGCGACGGGTGATAACCTGCAAGGCGCCCGTCAGCTTGGTGCACCCGTTAATAGCATTCGCATTACGGCATTTACTGTAAATGGGGTGATGGCAGCCTTGGCCGGCATTGTGTTTGTGGCACAGATTGGCTTTATTCCGAACCAAACGGGAAATGGGCTGGAGATGAAAGCCATCGCGGCCTGTGTCTTAGGCGGCGTTAGTCTGCTGGGAGGAATGGGAACCGTTATCGGCGCGATTTTCGGCGCCTATTTTCTGACGCAAATCGATAGTGTGCTGGTACTACTCAAATTATCGGCTTGGTGGAACGATTTTATTGCCGGCCTTGTCCTGTTAGCGGTGTTAGTGCTGGATGGGCGCTTGCGCAGTGCGGTTGGGAAGAATTTACACCAGCAACGTTATGCCCGCTTCCTTGAACCAATAAACAAACACATTGCAAGAGACGGGAGGCCATAATGAATACGTTACAGCGCTATGGGCAACGTTATGGCTGGGAAACCGCGCTTTTGGTGTTGTTAGTGGTGGAAATTTTTCTGTTTGGCATGGTTAATCCGAGGATGTTGGATATTAACGTGCTGTTGTTCAGTACCAGCGACTTTATTTGCATTGGTATTATCGCGTTGCCGTTAACGATGGTGATTGTCAGCGGTGGTATTGATATCTCTTTTAGTTCGATTATCGGTTTATGTGCTATTGCATTGGGCGTTATGTATCAAGCGGGTTTACCGATGATGGTGGCAATTCCCTTCACAGTGCTCATCGGGGGATTGTGTGGCCTGATTAACGCAGCCCTGATTTTCTATACGGGCGTGAATCCGTTAGTGATCACGCTCGGCACGATGTATCTGTTTGGGGGTAGTGCCTTACTGCTGTCGGGGTTATCCGGCGCGACGGGATATGAAGGCATCGGCGGCTTTCCTGATTCATTTACGGATTTTGCTAATCTGACACTATTAGACCTGCCTGTGCCTTTGGTTATCTTCATGCTTTTCACGTTGGCATTCTGGTTATTTATGCACCGTACTCACCGTGGCCGCAATATCTTTCTTATCGGGCAGAACAACCGTGTTGCCCGTTACGGAGCGATCCCCGTAAATCAAACGTTGTGCTTGTTATATGCCTTAACAGGGCTGGCTTCGGCTGTCGCGGCGATTATTTTAGTTTCCTATTTTGGCTCGGCGCGTTCTGATTTAGGCAGTTCTTTTCTGATGCCCGCCATTACGGCTGTGGTGCTGGGTGGTGCCAATATTTATGGTGGTTCGGGGTCGATCATGGGAACGGCACTGGCTGTTTTGCTGGTGGGTTATTTGCAGCAAGGATTGCAGATGGTGGGAATCCCTAACCAGATATCCAGTGCATTATCTGGTGCCTTGCTGATTGCTGCGGTAATAGGCCGGTCTGCTTTGCTGCATCGTCATCAAATCAGTGATTGGTGGCAACGTCGAAGGGTTTCACGAGTATAAAAAATAAATGGAGATAGGCATGAAAGCACCAACAATGAAAAAGCTGGCTTTGGTTGCTGCATTAAGTCTGGGATGTGTTTCCTGGGCACAAGCGGCAGAGAAGATTGCATTTATTCCTAAATTGGTCGGTGTTGGGTTCTTTACCAGCGGCGGTCAAGGTGCGGTGGAAGCCGGCAAGGAGTTGGGGATTGACATCACTTACGATGGTCCGACAGAGCCAAGTGTTGCGGGACAGGTTCAGCTTATCAATAACTTTGTGAATCAAGGCTATGATGCGATTGTCGTTTCAGCCGTATCACCCGATGGTTTATGCCCAGCGTTGAAACGAGCGATGAAACGGGGTGTTAAGGTATTGACGTGGGATTCCGATACTGCGCCAGAATGTCGCTCCATCTATATCGATCAAGGAACGCCAAAGCAATTGGGCGGAATTCTGGTAGATATGGCGGCTAATCAGGTGAAAAAAGAAAAAGCGAAAGTGGCATTTTTCTATTCCAGCCCGACAGTGACGGATCAGAACCAATGGGTAAAAGAGGCTAAGGCTAAGATTGCAGAGGAACATCCCAATTGGGAAATTGTCACCACCCGGTTTGGTTATAATGATGCCACTAAATCCTTGCAAACTGCGGAAGGTATTTTGAAAGCGTGGGAGGATTTGGATGTGATTATTGCGCCAGATGCCAACGCTTTGCCGGCGGCGGCTCAGGCAGCAGAAAACCTGAAACGGCAGGATGTGGCGATTGTTGGGTTCAGTACCCCGAATGTCATGCGCCCTTATGTTGAAAATGGGACAGTCAAACAGTTTGCGCTGTGGGATGTGGTCAAGCAGGGCAAAATAGCCATTCATGTTGCCAATCAGATATTGCAAAAAGGCGATCTGAATGTGGGCGATAAATTGAGTATTCCTGATGTTGGCAGCGTTGAAATTTCACCCAACAGTGTGCAGGGATACCGTTATGAAGCGAAAGGCAACGGCATTGTGGTGATGCCGGAGCGGGTCATTTTCACCAAAGACAATATCAACCAGTACGATTTCTAATCACGACAATTTCTGATTCATGGGGCTGAATGCAGTCCCTGACTCTGACACCTTTCTGGAGGGAGAAATGGCAGATTTAGATGATATCAAAGACGGTAAAGATTTTGGCATTAATACACCGCAAAAGAATACGTTGTTTGAGCTGAAAGGCTGTGGTGCGCTGGATTGGGGGATGCAGTCCCGCCTGGCACGGATTTTCAATCCCGCCACCCATAAAACGGTGATGCTGGCATTTGACCACGGTTATTTTCAGGGGCCAACGACGGGCTTGGAGCGTATCGACATCAATATTGCCCCGCTGTTTGAATATACCGACGTACTGATGTGTACCCGCGGTATCCTGCGCAGTCAGGTGCCGCCGGCAACCAATAAGCCGGTGGTTTTGCGCGCATCTGGCGCCAATTCCATTCTGACTGAACTCTCCAACGAAACGGTTGCGGTGGCGATGGAAGATGCTCTGCGCCTTAACGTTTGTGCAGTGGCAGCACAGGTTTATATCGGTACAGAACACGAACACCAATCCATTAAGAATATCATCAAGCTGGTGGATCAGGGGACGCGTTATGGTATGCCAACGATGGCAGTGACGGGCGTCGGTAAAGAGATGGCCCGCGACCAACGTTATTTTTCGCTGGCGACGCGCATTGCGGCTGAGATGGGGGCAAATATCATCAAAACCTATTATGTCGATAGCGGTTTTGAGCGGATTGCGGCGGGCTGTCCGGTGCCGATCGTGATTGCAGGTGGTAAGAAATTGCCAGAGCTGGATGCGCTGGAGATGTGCTATCAGGCGATTGATCAGGGAGCGTCGGGTGTGGATATGGGACGTAATATTTTCCAGTCGGAAGCCCCGGTTGCGATGCTGAAAGCGGTGCAGGCCGTGGTGCATCACAATGAGAAACCCGCTCAGGCTTATGAGATCTTCTTGAATGAAAAAGCGCAGGGGGAATAATATGCACGTCACATTAGTGGAAATTAATGTTAAAGCCGACAAGATAGACGAATTTATCGACGTATTTCGCGATAATCACCTCGGTTCGGTTAAAGAACCGGGCAACTTACGGTTTGATGTCTTGCGTGATGAAAATATCCCAACTCGCTTCTATATCTATGAAGCTTATGCTGATGAAGAGGCGGTTGCGGCACATAAGAAAACTCCCCATTACTTGCGCTGTGTCGAAAAACTGGAAGCGTTGATGACAGAGCCACGGAAAAAGACCACATTTATGGGTTTGATGCCGGAAGGGAAATAAGGCAAGGGCGGATTTAACCCTCTGTTTATCTAAGGCAATAATGATGACAGAGGGTGATTAAGCCAATTTTTAAATGGCTTGTTGTTTGATCTCATCAATGGCAGCAGCAATGGCTTCCAAGCTGCGCTGAATATCGTCTTCGGTAGTTGCCCAAGAGCTGACACTGAGACGAATGGCTTCTCTTCCCTGCCACGTTGTTTGCCCAAACCAGCATTCACCGGATTGTTGCACTTTCTGTAACATTGCGCGCTGCATGGCGATATCAGGCAAACAAGCCACTAACTGATTAAGCACAATATCATTGAGGATAACAAAACCTAGTGATACTAACCCTTTTGCCAACATTCGGGTGTATAAACAGCAGCGATCAACCAACGCCTCAATTCCCTGTGAGCCAAGCTCTGCAATGGCCGCCCATACTTCAACTGCTCTGGCTCGGCGGGAGAATTCAGGTAGCATATCTTTTGCCTGCCACATATCTTGCGTCTCTACATAGGCCGCAGAAGTGGTCATGACTTCTCTTAGCGTTTGCTTATGACGAACAATACACATGCCACAATCGTATGGGGTATTAAGCCATTTATGGGCATCAACGGCCCAAGAGTCAGCGGCTTCAACGCCTTCGACCAAGGCGGATTTTTCCTTTGATGCCCGCGCCCATAGCCCAAACGCGCCATCCACATGTACCCAACAACCCGCTTTTTTAGCCTTGGGGATCAGAGCATGGAAGTTATCTGAGCTGCCAGAATTAACATTACCGGCCTGTAATACCAGGATCATATTGTCTGAAAAATCGGGAACCGCACTTTCTATCATTCGTCCTTGATCATCACAGGGTACAAAAATAAATTGCGAACGACCAAAGCCGAGTAGTCTAAGCGCTTTTAAAACGGAGATATGGGCTTCTTCGGAGAGCACGACTTTCAATTCAGGGGCATTATATAACCCTTGTTCTGCAAGGTCGTAGCCTTGTTTCTGATACAGGTAATGCCGTGCAGCGGCTAAAGCGCTGACATGTGCCATCGTTGTGCCAGTCACGAAACCGACGAACGCCTCTGAGGGCAAATTTAATAGCGCCAACACCCAACGTCCGGCGATCTTTTCTAATTGATTGGCAACAGGGGAAGAGGATTCCATCAATGCGATTTGATCCCAGGCACTGGTAATGATGTTTGCTCCCAAAGCGGCAGGAGTTGATCCCCCTACGACCAAACCGAAATATCGGCCGCCAGTTGTCGCAACCGTTGCTGGCGAGCCGTATGTGTGAAGTTGTTCGAGCACTTGCTGGCAGTCGGTTCCCGTTATCGGTAATGGCTTATCGAAATGTTGCAGGCCAGCCAGCGCATCGGCATCAGGAAATACCCGTTGGTTTCGAACTTCACTGACATAACGGTATGCGATTTTGTTGGCAACTTTAACCGCAGACAGCGAAGCATCGCGGATTAGATCTTTCATAGTGCTGTTTCCCATTATCGTTTTATTATTTTTTATTAGCTTAACCACCGTTATTGGTGTAACCATTTGGCGATAAATGTTGCCACGTGTTCCGGCCGATTGATATCGAGTTGAGGAAGCCGTGTTGCCAGCGCAATATCGCTGGCAATGGCTATCACATAAGGATCGAGGATTTCATCAACAGTATGATTCAGGCCGTTGCGATAAAGTGCGATTTTGGGGATGGGTTCTTGTTTGAACCCTTCAACCAAAATCAGATCCAGTGAATTTGTATCAAACCGGCTGGCGAGATAGCCAAGATCCAGTTCTGCTAACTCTGGCGTTTCAGTCATCAAAGCCCAGCGTTGCCGGCTGGCGACTAACGTTTGTGCTGCCCCTGCCTTGCGTAGCTCATAGCTGTCCTTGCCCGGCTTATCGACATCCATATTATGATGAGTATGCTTAATCAGCCCAACGCGAATATGTTGCTGGCGCAATAGTGGAATGACTTGCCTTAATAGTGTCGTTTTTCCGGTTCCACTGTAAGCGGTGATCCCCAGAATGGGCGGTGTTGTATCGTTGATGCCGTGGTTCATGCAGACTCCTGAAAGCGTTCCCAATGATGGTGTTGCCAGTAAAGACATTCTTCAGGGGTATTTAAGTTGGTGAAAGCGTGGGGATGGGGGAAATAAACCGCCTTTGCCTTAATCATCTGCATAAAGAACATCAATTTTCTGTCTCCCAAAGCGAGATAGCTTTCCAGACGGGGGATGAGACTGCGGTGCATTAATGCCAAAGTCGGATGCGCGCGTTTGCAGTCATGTGCATAAGCCGCCCAAGCGTTTTGTTTGTAGTGCCACAATGTTGCGACAAGGTTCTCTGGGAAATCGGGAACATCACAAGGGACAAATACCACCCACTCATGGATGGCGCTTTTTAAAACCGCCAACATACCTGCCAATGGGCCAGAAAAATCAGCAATGATATCCGGTATGATGGGATAACCGCTTTGCCGATAAATTCCCAGGTTACGATTGGCATTAATCAACAGTTCATGAACCTGCGGTTGCAACCTTGTCGCAATGCGTTGATATAGCGGCACATTGTCGAATTGCACCAATCCTTTGTCATTTCCCCCCATGCGGGTGGATAATCCCCCTGCCAGAATTGCGCCACTGATTTTTGGATGCGTCATGTTAAATCACCTGATATTGGGCAATAAAATATTTAATGTTTGATATACCCTTTATCTTTCAATTTACTGTGTTATTGGATGTATTCACTTTTCCCAATGATACCGTTATTCATATTGGAAATTTGTGAACGTGCTGTTGTGCTGCAATTTGAAATTTATAGAGTATATATAACAGAATAATAACGTGAAAATTTTGTTAACAAAATTCAGATTTGACCGACAGGAACAGATAAGATCTGATACTCCTTTTTTCGGATTTTTCTCATGAATATTAATGCCTTTTCCCAATATTTTGGTGAGATAAAAGATCCTTGCCAAAAACGTTTTCCAAATCTGTGTTTGGTTAACTGATAACTCTGTTGCCTGAAACAAAAAGGTCTCACGGCAAAAATTGCTGGATACGCCCAGAGTGTTTCCATCCAATACACTCATTGCGATGAAAGCTTGCCAAAGTGCTCATTATTGGGGGAGAACGATCCAAGAGATGAGCTACTAAAGTGACAACTGGCTCAGTGAAGCCGGATTCTCTGTCAATGATCCTTTAAAAATCAGTATGATGCTGGACTGTTTAATCATCACCGCCCAAAACTTACATACCCTGTGGCACTGCCTCAAAAGCATGAACCAGGGCGAGTGGGATGAGATTGCCATCGTCGATTGGTGGCGGCAATTTCCCGGTGAGTTGAAGAAAACACCACTGGGAAAACCCCGTTAATATATTGTTTTATAATTAAAAAACAGAAAATCACCCCAGACAACATGAACCGTTTCCTTATCCCTCACGTCCATTTTTTCATTTTGGCAAGCGGTTCGCATTTATGTCCACCAAAATAGCCTCAAGCCCCACAAGGAATGTATTTATGGATCTTCATTTTTCATCTCACTTTGCTGAATTGCCGGAATGTGTGATCAGTGGCAACACGCTCAACCAGATTGGTTTTTCGGCTGATGCGCTGTTCCATAATACCGAAAACCACCCTTATCAAGGGATCGATTGGGTACGCGAAAATGGCGAGCTTTATCTGGCAGCTGACTGGCTGACAGAAAGCGGCTTATTGGATCATCCTGTGACGCTGGAAACAGCTTATGGCTTGATCGTCTTGCGTGCTGAACTGCCGATATTATTGGCCTGAATCCCCAAAACGAAAATAAACTGGAATACCGATACGGACTTCCGGTTATTTCCCCGCGCTATTCCCAGTAAGATTAAGCTGCAGATGCGGAAGCTGGTTGGGGATTACAAGACAAAATGTGATGATAAAAAGCTGGAAGATCACAGGATCTGCCAGCTATTTTGTTTTATATACAAATCAAAAAGTAATTTTTTCTAAATATTGCATAGCCGTTCTATACGCCCCTATTGAGCTAGGATTTAAGTCTTCCATCCGTTCAAAGAATCTTTTTGCATGCCCACTCATAGCAATTAAAAATTCTTCCTTTTCAATAGAAATCTTAACTTCTGAATGGCAGTTTACGCTAACAAGCACTCTATTTCCCTTTGATGGAGTAAATTTAACCTCTATCGGTTGATCTGGAAAATAGCACTTAATTTCTTGATTATCATATAATACCGATAATCCTTCTGCCAGATAACACCAAAGATCATCAATATAATCATACATTGATTTATCAATAAGGCTAATACCATTTATGGTTAACTCTAAGGCACCATCGATGTAATCAGAATTTTTCACTCCTCCATCATATTGAAAAATATCAATATATTCATCTTTGATTTTTATGTATGTGTTTATGCTTATCATAGTTTACCTGGATAAAATTGGCCTATTCTTCCATTTTTAAAACCACTACATAATCTTGACCTTTATTGAACCATCCTAATAATTAGGGGGATGCCGCTATTGGGCGGTTCCAGTCCACGCTGATATGGTACGGGAGGAACAATAGTACCGGAAGATCACGGGGAATTTCCGGTTTTTGAAGAAAAAGAAAATCTAACTAAAGGAAAAACACGGTAATTCGATCAGGATAAATTTTGACATATCCATTTTCCAAATATGAATATTCATATAATATATCATCTTGAAATACCAAATTAGATAAAAATAGTTTATCTTCTACCAAATAACCATTCATCTCATAAGAAAATGTATTTCCCTGTTGTTTTAATGTCGCATTTTTGTCCTTGGATGGTTCAACTTTAACATCATCTAAAAATACAAGGCCTAGTTCAACCAAGTGAATATCACCTACTCGCAGAAGTCTTGGAAACTCATTGATAAAGCAACATATCTCATGTTCCCCGAATGACAAAGTAACTTCTTCTTCAATATTTTCATTCAAAGAAATAATTTTTGCATAATATTTCATGATTATAATCCATTGGCATCAATAGTGAGATTTATCTGGCGGGAGACTGGCTGACAGAAAGCGGCTTATTGGATCACCCCGTGATGCTGGAAATAGCTTATGGCTTGCTCGTCTTGCGTGCTGAACTGCCGGTATTACTGGCCTGAAAAGTATTTGATTAGAAGGTTATTAAACCGGATAGCCTGTACACGATTATCCGGAATTCCTGCTCCACTACATATGAGTCATTCCAAATAAATTCTTTCTTCTGGTAACAAACCGTAAGCCATATCCAATTTATTCTTTTTTACCAAATCATGAATAAGATGTGCTCTATTCGTAATATCCTCGATGTTGATAATCCATTGTTTTACATAATTTTCTACTGCTTGATTACGCAGACCAATCTGTATGGTTCTCTGTTCTAACTTATTTAAATAAATGTCCCGCTCTGGGTCCCATTGAATAACCACATTACTTTGCTGAACTTCTTTTTTCCATTCTTCCTTAGAAGGAAACAAATCAGGGTCATAATGACTAATCACGCCCTGCTGCAAAATTTCTCTAAATCCCTCATGAGTGATATCAATAGCCAGGATACGTTCCTGACCACTGTCTTTCATTCCCCAACCAGCACGATACATCATCCATAAGAATGATGGCTTAATCCATGTCATACGCGTCATGCTAAAAGGTGGGGAAACAAATGTATTATATTTAATCGCACTGTCAGCAATGGTTGCTGAATAAGCCTGATACACTCTAACTGATTGTTGTGTGTAAAATGCCCGTATTGGGTTGTTTTTATATGTGAATATAGTCATCTATTTTGTCACTTAATATATTATTTATGCTGATTCATCGGAATATCCGGCACGATAGATAGGAAAAACCGGAAGATCATGGGGATCTTCCAGTCTATTATTAAAGTAAAGAAGAAAGTTTTTCTAAATAGTCAATACCATTAATGATCCAATATTTTTCTTTCTTAGGCAGAATGTCCTCATCAAATTTGCGCATAAAGTCAACAAACTCACCACTCCAACCATCAGGTACATATTTCTCTACAGGTGTTTTTTCTGCATATGGATAGCACGCACTTAATTTTTTTGAATCAAAATCAATAAATGCCATTGGAAATAGTTCGGCAGAATCCCAAATAGAGGATGATTTCTTTATTTTTTCCCTGAATCCATCTAGTTTTTTGCTATCTACTTTGAAAGGCAAAAGATTTTCAAGAAATTTATCTTTAGTATCATCGTTTACAATTAAAATGCCGAATCTATCATCGGCACTATCTTCTGGACAATCCATGCCAATTTCAAGGAAAGAGTTATGCCATTTCTGTCTGTCTAATACCCATATCTCTCTGTCTGCTTGATACCATTCAATAAAACTATTGTTTTTTATAGCAACAACGACATTATCGTCCGCTAATAAATCATCACCTTCAAACATAAGTCACCTCAATTCATTTATTTCTGCACTTTCCCAGAGCCTGGAATTGCGTTTTCTTCTAGCCACTTACTCCATACACTAGGCAATTCATAAGAGTCCCCTGGGGTTGTTGGATCTACTTTTTTAGGAGCCATTTGATTTTGGTTTAATGGATTTTTTTTATAACCATTTTGAGGTATGGCATTTTCTTTAATGAGCTTATCGAGCCAGTTGGGTATTTTAAACGAAACAATCTCGGCAGTAGGCCCCCTAATATTCTTAAAATGCTCCGCATGCTTAGTATCACCAATACTAATATTTAAAGTGCCATCTTTAATTCTAGGTTTTCCTGCATCATCTATTCTTATTAAGAAGCGACTTGCATTGGGATATTCTCCTCCTTGAACTCGGAACACAGTGACGGAATCACCTGTCGAAGTTCCACACAAACCCCAAGGATCGACCCACGATACCGGATTATGCACATATGAATAAGGATTAAAACCACTCGCCAAATTCAGCGGATCGGGCGAGATATACTGCGCTGTCTCCGGCGAGTAATAACGATGAAAATTATAGAATAACCCGCTCTCTTCATCCTCATATTGCCCTAAAAACCTGAAATTGCACCCAACGTGATAATCCGGGTCGTTCGAGGCAATGACCTGCGATTTCTCGGCTTTTCCCCACGTCTTCAACCGCTGCGCCCAGACCAGTACGCCCTGCTCATTCAACATTTCGCGCACGGTGCCCTGATGGTCGCTGACGATGTAATGCAGCTTGCCTTTTTCAAAG
This genomic interval from Xenorhabdus doucetiae contains the following:
- a CDS encoding DUF4291 domain-containing protein; protein product: MTIFTYKNNPIRAFYTQQSVRVYQAYSATIADSAIKYNTFVSPPFSMTRMTWIKPSFLWMMYRAGWGMKDSGQERILAIDITHEGFREILQQGVISHYDPDLFPSKEEWKKEVQQSNVVIQWDPERDIYLNKLEQRTIQIGLRNQAVENYVKQWIINIEDITNRAHLIHDLVKKNKLDMAYGLLPEERIYLE